The proteins below come from a single Salinivibrio kushneri genomic window:
- the btsR gene encoding two-component system response regulator BtsR — MIKALIVDDELHAREALEDELLALGGVEVVGQCNNAIDALKTINQIRPDVVFLDIQMPRVTGLELLAMLDPDTMPKVVFVTAYDEYAVQAFEENAFDYLLKPVETIRLKKSLEKLTRELSQKQDYQVITPALDLLPCAGHNRITLIPHQEVEVARTALSGVALLTAKGESITHLSLKVLEDKTPLIRCHRQYLVHPAAIREIQLLDNGLAEVITQSAYVVPVSRRYLKSLKDKLGLCQ; from the coding sequence ATGATAAAAGCACTGATTGTTGATGATGAGCTACACGCCCGTGAAGCCTTGGAAGACGAGCTACTCGCGCTTGGCGGCGTTGAGGTGGTTGGACAGTGCAACAATGCCATCGACGCACTAAAAACCATCAACCAAATCCGCCCCGATGTGGTGTTTTTAGATATTCAGATGCCGCGCGTGACCGGCTTAGAACTTCTCGCGATGCTCGACCCCGACACCATGCCTAAAGTGGTCTTTGTCACTGCCTATGATGAATATGCGGTGCAAGCGTTCGAGGAGAATGCGTTCGACTATTTGCTCAAGCCCGTCGAGACCATACGATTGAAAAAATCACTGGAAAAGCTCACGCGCGAACTGAGCCAGAAGCAAGACTACCAAGTGATCACGCCCGCGTTGGATTTACTCCCTTGTGCCGGACATAACCGGATTACTCTGATCCCTCACCAAGAGGTGGAGGTCGCACGTACCGCACTAAGTGGGGTCGCGCTACTCACGGCAAAAGGCGAGTCTATCACGCACCTTTCACTCAAAGTTCTGGAAGACAAAACACCACTGATACGCTGTCATCGCCAATACTTAGTGCATCCGGCTGCTATCCGCGAAATCCAGTTGCTCGACAATGGCCTTGCCGAAGTGATCACTCAATCTGCGTATGTGGTGCCTGTCAGCCGACGCTATCTCAAGTCATTAAAAGATAAGCTCGGGCTGTGTCAGTAA
- a CDS encoding sensor histidine kinase, with product MALVLSLLQQMSVYLVIAYLLSKTPAFMPLLSISGRLSHKVVCYFLFSGFCILGTYFGLSIQDAIANTRAIGAVMGGLLGGPVVGFLVGLTGGLHRYSLGGFTDLACAISTTAEGLIGGFMHRYLVSRNQTSRLFSPTVVLGVTFVAELVQMAIILAVAEPFSRAYELVSAIAAPMVIANSVGAAMFMSIIVDRKTLFERYSAAFSSKALKIAERSVGILSSGFNQQSSEQVAAIIQQETGVGAVAITDREKILAFTGIGDDHHLPGTPIASDYTRRAIADDQLIYIDGADTPYCCSLSPYCKLGSVLVIPLRGGDGYVLGTVKLYEPKRKLFSAINVTMGEGIARLLSNQILTGRYQRQQSLLTQAELNLLRAQVNPHFLFNALNTISAVVKREPERARQLIQHLSTFFRSNLKQNRETVSLEQELNHLDAYLELEHARFADRMSVEKQIDPAILHAVIPSFTLQPLVENAVKHGISQLMANGKIVIRGWQEGECLYLQVEDNAGLYQPTVQHTGLGMRIVDKRVRGLFGGQYALKMTCQPDVWTRATVTLPLTYQAPNKESQA from the coding sequence ATGGCCCTGGTTCTTTCCCTCTTGCAGCAAATGAGCGTTTATCTGGTGATCGCCTATTTGCTGAGTAAAACGCCGGCGTTTATGCCGCTGCTGAGCATCTCAGGACGGCTGTCGCATAAGGTCGTTTGTTATTTCCTCTTCTCTGGTTTTTGTATTCTCGGTACCTATTTTGGCCTAAGCATCCAAGACGCGATTGCCAACACCCGTGCTATCGGTGCAGTAATGGGCGGCTTACTGGGCGGACCGGTCGTGGGCTTTTTGGTTGGGCTAACCGGTGGCTTACATCGATATAGCTTAGGCGGTTTTACCGATCTCGCTTGCGCTATATCGACGACCGCCGAAGGCTTGATTGGTGGCTTTATGCACCGCTACTTAGTGTCCCGCAACCAAACCAGCCGTTTGTTTTCCCCTACCGTGGTGTTAGGGGTGACCTTTGTCGCCGAGCTGGTGCAAATGGCGATTATCCTCGCGGTGGCTGAGCCCTTTAGTCGTGCATATGAGCTCGTCAGTGCGATTGCTGCGCCCATGGTGATTGCTAACTCGGTCGGTGCCGCGATGTTTATGAGCATTATTGTCGACCGAAAAACCCTGTTCGAGCGCTATTCAGCGGCGTTTTCCAGTAAGGCGCTAAAAATTGCTGAACGATCGGTCGGTATTTTAAGTAGCGGCTTTAATCAGCAAAGCAGTGAACAAGTGGCTGCCATTATTCAGCAAGAGACAGGGGTCGGGGCCGTCGCAATTACCGATCGCGAAAAGATCCTCGCCTTTACCGGTATTGGCGATGATCACCACCTGCCAGGAACACCTATTGCCTCAGATTACACCCGTCGCGCGATTGCCGATGATCAATTAATTTATATCGATGGCGCCGATACGCCCTACTGCTGTTCGCTGTCACCTTACTGCAAACTCGGTTCAGTGCTGGTGATCCCATTGCGCGGCGGTGACGGTTATGTGCTAGGCACGGTGAAGCTTTATGAGCCTAAACGGAAACTCTTCTCGGCGATCAATGTCACCATGGGTGAGGGGATCGCGCGACTCCTCTCCAACCAGATTTTGACGGGGCGTTATCAGCGCCAACAAAGCTTGCTCACCCAAGCCGAGTTAAACTTATTGCGCGCCCAAGTGAACCCACACTTTTTGTTCAATGCCTTAAATACTATTAGTGCAGTGGTCAAACGTGAGCCGGAACGTGCTCGCCAGTTAATCCAGCACTTATCCACCTTCTTTCGCAGTAATCTCAAGCAAAATCGCGAGACGGTGTCGCTTGAGCAAGAGCTGAATCACCTTGATGCGTATTTAGAACTCGAACATGCCCGCTTTGCCGATCGTATGAGCGTTGAGAAGCAGATTGATCCGGCTATCTTGCACGCGGTGATCCCAAGTTTTACCTTACAACCTTTGGTTGAAAACGCGGTGAAACATGGGATCAGTCAATTAATGGCAAACGGTAAAATTGTGATCCGTGGCTGGCAAGAAGGCGAATGCCTGTATTTACAAGTGGAAGACAATGCTGGGCTTTATCAACCCACGGTGCAGCACACAGGACTTGGGATGCGGATTGTCGACAAACGCGTGCGCGGTCTATTTGGTGGCCAATATGCACTAAAAATGACCTGTCAGCCCGATGTGTGGACACGGGCAACCGTTACCCTCCCCTTAACGTATCAAGCGCCCAACAAGGAGAGTCAGGCATGA
- a CDS encoding 3-deoxy-7-phosphoheptulonate synthase, with amino-acid sequence MQQDSVTNVHIRDEQVLLTPEALRAQFPIEKSTRAAISQARQTVADIIHKRDHRLLVVCGPCSIHDVEAAKDYARRLKALSDELSDQLFIVMRVYFEKPRTTTGWKGLINDPHLDGSFDVESGLKQARGLLTDLAQMGIPLATEALDPISPQYIGDLFSWAAIGARTTESQTHREMASGLSMPIGFKNGTDGNLATATNAMKAAASGHRFMGINQAGQVALLNTQGNPNGHVILRGGKQTNYDSVSVAECEQQMEAAGLNPSLMVDCSHANSRKDYRRQPLVAEDVIHQIKQGNRSVIGLMIESHLNAGNQSADLPKDEMAYGVSITDACIDWASTEQLLRHAHQELATSLQQRIQQD; translated from the coding sequence ATGCAGCAAGATTCGGTGACCAATGTCCATATCCGCGATGAGCAAGTTCTGCTCACGCCAGAAGCACTTCGCGCGCAATTTCCGATTGAAAAAAGCACGCGTGCGGCGATCAGCCAAGCGCGCCAAACCGTGGCGGATATTATTCACAAACGCGATCATCGTTTACTCGTGGTGTGTGGCCCTTGCTCGATTCATGATGTGGAGGCAGCAAAAGATTATGCGCGTCGTCTGAAAGCCTTGTCGGATGAGCTGAGCGACCAATTGTTTATCGTGATGCGGGTGTACTTTGAAAAACCCCGCACTACTACTGGCTGGAAAGGCTTGATCAACGATCCCCACCTGGATGGAAGCTTTGATGTGGAATCAGGCTTAAAGCAAGCGCGTGGCCTGCTTACCGATTTAGCGCAAATGGGGATCCCGCTGGCCACTGAAGCGCTGGATCCTATCAGCCCGCAATACATTGGCGATCTGTTTAGCTGGGCGGCGATTGGTGCGCGTACCACCGAGTCGCAAACCCATCGTGAAATGGCCAGTGGCCTGTCGATGCCAATCGGCTTTAAAAATGGCACGGATGGCAATCTGGCCACCGCCACCAATGCGATGAAAGCCGCTGCGTCTGGGCACCGGTTTATGGGGATCAACCAAGCTGGGCAAGTGGCATTACTGAATACCCAAGGTAACCCGAACGGCCATGTGATCTTGCGCGGCGGCAAGCAAACTAACTACGACTCAGTCTCCGTTGCCGAATGTGAGCAGCAAATGGAAGCCGCGGGGCTTAACCCGTCCCTGATGGTGGATTGTAGCCACGCGAATTCTCGCAAGGATTATCGTCGGCAACCGCTGGTGGCGGAAGATGTGATCCATCAAATCAAACAAGGTAATCGCTCTGTGATTGGCTTGATGATTGAAAGTCACCTCAACGCTGGCAACCAATCAGCGGATCTGCCGAAAGATGAGATGGCATACGGGGTGTCGATCACCGATGCTTGCATTGATTGGGCGTCTACCGAACAATTGCTCCGTCATGCTCACCAAGAGCTGGCAACCTCTCTTCAACAACGGATTCAACAGGACTAA
- the tyrA gene encoding bifunctional chorismate mutase/prephenate dehydrogenase: MVAELSRLRDQIDDVDKQMVSLLARRLELVAEVGEVKSQHGLPIYAPDREAAMLASRRQEAQSQGVPPDLIEDVLRRTMRESYSSENDSGFKCLNPDLRQIVVIGGKGQLGGLFARLFALSGYQVTVLDKDDWGHADALLANAGMVVVSVPIDVTETVISKLTQLPDDCLLVDLTSVKSGPLQAMLAAHSGPVVGLHPMFGPDVASLAKQVIVYCDGRHPEAYQWLLEQFRIWGAGLNRISAIEHDEGMTLIQALRHFTSFVYGVHLAEENPNLDQLTALSSPIYRLELAMVGRLFAQDAGLYADIIMSSPQNLAMIKRFYQRFGEAIDLLEQHDKATFVDAFAQVENWFGDYAPRFLQESQGLLRQANDATHRTAT, translated from the coding sequence ATGGTGGCGGAACTAAGCCGACTGCGCGATCAAATAGACGATGTCGATAAACAGATGGTGAGCCTGCTCGCGCGCCGTTTAGAGCTGGTAGCAGAAGTGGGAGAGGTAAAAAGCCAGCATGGCTTGCCCATTTATGCACCGGACCGTGAAGCGGCGATGCTCGCTTCGCGTCGTCAAGAAGCACAGTCGCAAGGCGTGCCACCGGATTTAATTGAAGATGTGCTGCGTCGTACCATGCGCGAGTCGTACAGCAGTGAAAACGACTCTGGCTTTAAGTGTCTAAACCCGGATTTACGCCAGATCGTCGTCATTGGCGGTAAAGGGCAGCTGGGTGGTTTGTTTGCGCGTTTGTTTGCGCTTTCTGGTTACCAAGTCACTGTGCTGGATAAAGATGATTGGGGGCATGCCGACGCCCTGCTGGCCAATGCAGGAATGGTGGTAGTGTCGGTACCCATTGACGTCACGGAAACGGTCATTAGTAAACTGACCCAACTGCCAGACGATTGCTTATTAGTGGATCTCACCTCAGTCAAATCAGGTCCGCTACAAGCGATGTTAGCAGCGCATTCAGGGCCCGTGGTCGGGCTGCACCCGATGTTTGGTCCAGATGTGGCCAGCCTTGCCAAGCAGGTGATTGTTTATTGCGACGGCCGCCACCCTGAGGCGTACCAATGGTTGCTTGAGCAATTTCGTATCTGGGGCGCCGGGTTAAATCGGATCAGTGCCATTGAGCATGATGAAGGTATGACGTTGATCCAAGCACTGCGCCACTTTACGTCGTTTGTTTACGGGGTCCATTTGGCAGAAGAAAACCCCAATTTAGATCAGCTCACCGCACTAAGTTCACCGATTTATCGCTTAGAGCTTGCGATGGTGGGGCGCTTGTTCGCCCAAGATGCGGGTCTGTATGCGGATATTATTATGTCCTCGCCGCAAAACCTGGCGATGATCAAGCGCTTTTACCAGCGTTTTGGCGAAGCGATTGATTTGCTTGAACAACACGACAAAGCCACCTTTGTTGATGCCTTCGCGCAAGTAGAAAACTGGTTTGGCGACTATGCCCCACGTTTTTTACAAGAAAGCCAAGGCCTGTTGCGACAAGCCAACGACGCCACCCATCGCACCGCGACTTAG
- a CDS encoding DUF3800 domain-containing protein has product MFLLYADESGTPGGADQEHFVLAGFSVFERSAHWLSLELDKIAAIFNPQDPHAVELHGAPMLAGRGFWRKFDKELRLEAIKQALSLIDGRKFRIFASVVRKGAISPNDPVHYTFQQIVTRFDHFLARQHVHFNNTQRGLILFDKSSKEAPIQALAKAFKLDGHDWGRLRNMAEVPAFIDSEATRLIQLADLIAYALFRYYEKKDGQFFDLIERKFDYFGGVQHGLHTVV; this is encoded by the coding sequence ATGTTTTTGTTGTACGCAGATGAATCAGGCACTCCTGGTGGCGCAGACCAAGAGCATTTTGTTCTCGCTGGCTTCAGTGTGTTCGAGCGCTCTGCACATTGGCTTTCTCTTGAGTTAGATAAAATCGCGGCAATCTTCAATCCACAAGACCCCCACGCTGTTGAACTCCACGGCGCACCAATGCTTGCGGGGCGAGGCTTTTGGCGGAAATTTGATAAAGAGTTGCGCCTAGAAGCCATCAAACAGGCTCTTAGCTTAATTGATGGGCGTAAATTTAGAATATTTGCTTCAGTTGTAAGAAAAGGTGCCATCTCTCCAAATGATCCGGTTCATTATACCTTTCAACAAATTGTAACCCGCTTCGATCATTTCTTAGCCAGACAACATGTTCACTTCAATAATACCCAAAGAGGTCTGATTCTTTTTGACAAAAGCAGCAAAGAAGCACCGATTCAAGCACTCGCTAAAGCGTTTAAACTCGATGGTCATGACTGGGGGCGTCTGAGGAATATGGCAGAAGTCCCTGCCTTTATCGATTCTGAAGCAACAAGATTGATTCAACTCGCGGACCTGATTGCTTACGCGTTGTTTCGTTATTATGAAAAAAAGGACGGTCAGTTTTTCGACCTTATTGAGCGAAAATTTGACTATTTTGGGGGCGTTCAGCATGGACTTCACACGGTCGTTTAG
- the pheA gene encoding prephenate dehydratase: MPDTPRPLDEIRTRISQLDQELLTLLAERRRLSLDVAKNKVAVQKPIRDQAREQALLEKLVTKAQDHQLDAHYVLSLFHTIIEDSVLIQQRYLQNLANPDNQRPVARVSFLGNQGSYSYLAARQYFSRKQTELVEMACDSFKKVVETVETGHADYGILPVENTSSGSINEVYDQLQHTRLSIVGELTLPIDHCLLTVGDQDPSQIDTLYAHPQPHQQCSEYIDTLGNVKKIYCSSTAEAMQQVADLNQPNVAAIGHAASGEFYGLTAIKGEIANQQQNHTRFIVVARKPVKVSSLTPAKTTFIMSTSQQAGSLVECLMVLRERGINMTKLESRPVLGNPWEEMFYVDVEANMASNLMQSALDELTTLTRYLKVLGCYPSETISPTEVSLPDSHD, from the coding sequence ATGCCAGACACACCACGCCCACTGGATGAGATACGCACACGGATAAGTCAGCTTGATCAAGAGCTGCTGACGCTATTGGCCGAGCGACGTCGCTTAAGCCTGGATGTCGCCAAAAACAAAGTCGCGGTGCAAAAACCGATTCGCGATCAAGCCCGCGAACAAGCCTTATTAGAAAAATTGGTGACCAAAGCGCAAGATCACCAGCTAGACGCTCACTATGTATTGAGCCTGTTTCACACCATTATCGAAGACTCGGTACTGATTCAGCAGCGCTACCTGCAAAACCTGGCCAACCCAGACAATCAGCGTCCAGTGGCACGGGTTTCTTTCTTGGGTAACCAAGGCTCTTACTCCTATCTCGCTGCGCGCCAATACTTTAGCCGCAAGCAAACCGAACTGGTGGAGATGGCCTGTGACAGCTTTAAAAAGGTAGTAGAAACGGTAGAAACCGGCCATGCCGACTACGGTATCTTACCCGTAGAAAACACCAGCTCTGGCTCAATCAACGAAGTGTACGATCAGCTGCAGCACACGCGTTTATCGATTGTCGGTGAGCTGACGCTGCCTATCGACCACTGCCTGCTGACTGTCGGCGACCAAGACCCAAGCCAAATTGATACCTTGTATGCCCACCCGCAGCCGCACCAGCAATGCAGCGAATACATTGACACCTTGGGTAACGTGAAGAAAATCTACTGCTCCAGCACCGCTGAGGCTATGCAACAAGTGGCGGATTTAAACCAGCCCAATGTGGCCGCGATTGGCCATGCTGCCAGTGGTGAGTTTTACGGTTTAACCGCAATTAAGGGCGAGATTGCCAACCAACAGCAGAATCATACCCGCTTTATTGTGGTGGCCCGCAAGCCGGTAAAAGTGTCGTCACTGACCCCTGCCAAAACCACGTTTATTATGTCGACCTCACAGCAAGCCGGTTCCTTGGTCGAATGCTTGATGGTATTGCGCGAGCGTGGCATCAATATGACCAAGCTCGAATCTCGCCCCGTGCTCGGTAACCCGTGGGAAGAGATGTTTTACGTCGATGTTGAGGCCAATATGGCTAGCAACCTGATGCAAAGTGCACTGGACGAGCTCACCACCCTGACCCGTTATCTAAAAGTGCTCGGCTGCTACCCGTCAGAAACCATTTCCCCCACCGAGGTATCGCTGCCGGACAGCCACGACTAA
- the hpf gene encoding ribosome hibernation-promoting factor, HPF/YfiA family: MRVEIAGKNIEITPAIRERIESRFEKLAKWQVALINPHAVISKEPNHQFKVEAKAGLPGSTLVASAESDDMYKAINEVGQKLEKQLNKVQHKGEARRNDKSAATVAMEENPADEEI, from the coding sequence ATGAGAGTGGAAATTGCAGGCAAAAACATCGAAATCACTCCCGCCATCCGTGAGCGCATCGAAAGCCGCTTTGAAAAGCTGGCCAAGTGGCAGGTGGCACTCATCAATCCTCATGCTGTGATCAGTAAGGAGCCAAACCACCAGTTCAAAGTAGAAGCCAAAGCTGGGCTACCAGGTTCAACATTGGTTGCCTCTGCCGAAAGCGACGACATGTACAAAGCGATTAACGAGGTGGGCCAAAAACTCGAGAAGCAACTGAATAAGGTCCAACACAAAGGCGAAGCGCGCCGTAATGATAAATCAGCCGCGACGGTTGCGATGGAAGAAAATCCAGCCGATGAGGAAATCTAA
- the dapD gene encoding 2,3,4,5-tetrahydropyridine-2,6-dicarboxylate N-succinyltransferase codes for MASFALALGTATQNQDGKIIEAYFPAPLLNPSDDLVSALSALTDYSAGNQVLEIAPETCAAISEAFAAAGAQQAANFASKAQQTTQPLVLVILENDSKPASVAEGFLKLQLISHRLVKPHGVVLDGLFGLLHNIAWTNQGPIDLPELPERQMEARLKGETLTVECVDKFPKMTDYVVPAGVRIADTARVRLGAHVGEGTTVMHEGFINFNAGTEGKSMIEGRISAGVMVGQGSDIGGGASIMGTLSGGGQIVISIGENSLLGANAGLGFPLGDRCTIESGLYVTAGTKVTMLDADGNVVESIKARDLAGKSDLLLRRNSKTGAVECLTNKTAVELNHELHANN; via the coding sequence ATGGCAAGCTTTGCTCTGGCACTCGGTACCGCCACTCAAAACCAGGACGGTAAAATCATTGAAGCCTATTTCCCGGCGCCCCTGCTTAACCCTAGTGATGATCTGGTGAGTGCCCTAAGCGCGCTAACCGATTATAGCGCCGGTAATCAGGTACTAGAGATTGCACCAGAAACCTGCGCTGCAATCAGTGAAGCCTTCGCTGCCGCTGGCGCTCAACAGGCAGCTAACTTTGCGAGCAAGGCTCAACAAACCACACAACCGCTGGTGCTGGTTATTCTAGAAAACGACAGCAAACCCGCATCGGTGGCGGAAGGCTTTTTAAAGCTTCAGCTGATCTCACACCGCTTGGTCAAACCTCACGGTGTGGTGCTTGACGGGCTCTTTGGCCTGCTGCACAACATTGCTTGGACCAACCAAGGCCCGATCGACTTGCCAGAGTTGCCTGAGCGTCAAATGGAAGCCCGCCTGAAAGGCGAAACGCTGACCGTTGAGTGCGTGGATAAATTCCCGAAAATGACCGATTACGTGGTGCCTGCCGGCGTGCGTATTGCCGATACCGCCCGAGTGCGTTTGGGTGCCCATGTGGGCGAAGGTACGACAGTGATGCACGAAGGCTTTATCAACTTTAATGCTGGCACCGAAGGCAAAAGCATGATTGAAGGCCGCATCTCTGCAGGTGTGATGGTCGGTCAAGGTAGCGATATCGGCGGCGGTGCATCGATTATGGGTACGTTAAGTGGCGGCGGCCAGATTGTGATCTCAATCGGTGAGAACTCACTCTTGGGTGCCAACGCTGGCCTTGGCTTCCCCTTGGGCGATCGTTGCACCATCGAGTCAGGGTTGTATGTTACCGCAGGCACCAAAGTCACCATGCTCGACGCCGACGGCAATGTGGTAGAGAGCATCAAAGCACGTGACTTAGCGGGTAAATCCGATCTCTTGCTACGCCGCAACTCCAAAACGGGAGCGGTTGAATGCCTCACCAACAAAACAGCGGTCGAGCTCAACCACGAGCTGCACGCCAATAACTAA
- a CDS encoding YebG family protein, with product MAVIVKYVVEREGEEKMTFTSKAEADAYDKMLDMADAMFDLIGESELVDDEEKREALSLYLAQHKDSVLEALGAKRKAAKKKPAKSETKADTNSDDKDADAA from the coding sequence ATGGCCGTTATCGTCAAGTACGTGGTCGAACGCGAAGGAGAAGAAAAGATGACATTTACCTCCAAAGCCGAAGCCGACGCCTACGACAAAATGTTAGATATGGCGGATGCGATGTTCGATCTGATTGGAGAGAGCGAGCTGGTGGACGACGAAGAAAAGCGTGAAGCCTTGTCGCTATACCTTGCTCAACACAAAGACTCCGTGCTCGAAGCGCTGGGTGCCAAACGCAAGGCGGCAAAGAAAAAGCCGGCTAAAAGCGAGACCAAAGCGGACACAAATAGTGACGACAAAGACGCCGACGCGGCCTAA
- a CDS encoding DNA-3-methyladenine glycosylase I → MREKFSTIYQRAAERKGGQHELERMLVAPLARHALCEIPDDRWLAAFSQKVFQSGISWQVVRKKWPGFEEVFWGFDIEKMLLMPPEMWEEKATNPAIIRHLTKVMTIPHNAEMIHRVQQSHGSFSQFVADWPSEDIVGLWQYLKKHGKRLGGNTGAYTLRRMGKDTFLFTRDIEHYLRATKIVDSGRETKRAMQAAQQAFNEWQQESGRSLNHISQLIAFSVGDNRV, encoded by the coding sequence ATGAGAGAAAAATTTAGCACCATTTATCAACGTGCCGCTGAGCGTAAAGGTGGCCAACATGAGTTAGAACGCATGCTAGTGGCGCCGCTTGCGCGTCATGCCTTGTGTGAGATACCGGATGATCGCTGGTTAGCCGCGTTTAGCCAGAAGGTGTTTCAATCGGGCATTAGTTGGCAGGTAGTGCGTAAAAAATGGCCCGGATTTGAAGAGGTGTTCTGGGGCTTTGATATTGAGAAAATGCTGCTGATGCCGCCGGAAATGTGGGAAGAAAAAGCCACCAACCCAGCGATTATTCGTCACCTCACCAAGGTGATGACCATTCCACACAACGCGGAAATGATCCACCGCGTGCAGCAATCGCACGGCAGTTTTAGTCAGTTTGTCGCCGATTGGCCCAGCGAAGATATTGTCGGGTTATGGCAGTATTTAAAAAAGCACGGTAAGCGTTTAGGCGGTAATACGGGGGCTTATACCTTGCGCCGAATGGGCAAGGACACCTTCTTGTTCACCCGCGATATCGAGCACTACCTGCGCGCGACTAAAATCGTTGATAGCGGCCGAGAGACCAAGCGGGCGATGCAAGCGGCGCAACAGGCATTTAATGAGTGGCAACAAGAGTCGGGTCGTTCACTGAACCATATCAGCCAGCTGATCGCATTCAGTGTGGGTGACAATCGGGTTTAA